A part of Streptomyces sp. NBC_00557 genomic DNA contains:
- the sdhA gene encoding succinate dehydrogenase flavoprotein subunit translates to MKIHKYDTVIVGAGGAGMRAAIEATKRSRTAVLTKLYPTRSHTGAAQGGMAAALANVEEDNWEWHTFDTVKGGDYLVDQDAAEILAKEAIDAVLDLEKMGLPFNRTPNGTIDQRRFGGHSRNHGEAPVRRSCYAADRTGHMILQTLYQNCVKEGVEFFNEFYVLDQLITEVDGVKRSAGVVAYELATGEIHIFQAKAVIYASGGCGKFFKVTSNAHTLTGDGQAAVYRRGLPLEDMEFFQFHPTGIWRMGILLTEGARGEGGILRNKDGERFMEKYAPVMKDLASRDVVSRSIYTEIREGRGCGPEGDHVYLDLTHLPPEQLDAKLPDITEFARTYLGIEPYTDPIPIQPTAHYAMGGIPTNVMGEVLADNTTVVPGLYAAGEVACVSVHGANRLGTNSLLDINVFGRRAGIAAAEYSAKADYADLPEAPESFVVEQIERLRTSTGNERVANLRRELQETMDANVMVFRTEQTIKTAVEKIAELKERYKNVAIQDKGKRFNTDLLEAIELGNLLDLAEVMAVSALARKESRGGHYREDYPNRDDVNFMRHTMAYREVGADGSETVRLDYKPVVQTRYQPMERKY, encoded by the coding sequence ATGAAGATCCACAAGTACGACACCGTCATCGTCGGCGCCGGCGGCGCGGGCATGCGCGCCGCCATCGAGGCCACGAAGCGCAGCCGCACCGCCGTGCTGACCAAGCTCTACCCCACCCGCTCCCACACGGGCGCCGCGCAGGGCGGTATGGCCGCCGCGCTCGCCAACGTGGAGGAGGACAACTGGGAGTGGCACACCTTCGACACGGTCAAGGGCGGTGACTACCTGGTCGACCAGGACGCCGCCGAGATCCTGGCGAAGGAGGCCATCGACGCCGTCCTCGACCTGGAGAAGATGGGCCTGCCGTTCAACCGGACCCCGAACGGCACCATCGACCAGCGCCGCTTCGGCGGTCACTCCCGCAACCACGGCGAGGCCCCGGTCCGCCGGTCCTGCTACGCCGCGGACCGCACCGGCCACATGATCCTCCAGACGCTGTACCAGAACTGCGTCAAGGAGGGCGTGGAGTTCTTCAACGAGTTCTACGTCCTGGACCAGCTGATCACCGAGGTCGACGGGGTCAAGCGCTCCGCCGGTGTCGTCGCCTACGAGCTGGCGACCGGCGAGATCCACATCTTCCAGGCGAAGGCCGTCATCTACGCCTCCGGCGGCTGCGGCAAGTTCTTCAAGGTGACCTCCAACGCGCACACCCTCACCGGTGACGGCCAGGCCGCCGTCTACCGCCGGGGTCTGCCGCTCGAGGACATGGAGTTCTTCCAGTTCCACCCGACCGGCATCTGGCGCATGGGCATCCTGCTCACCGAGGGCGCCCGCGGCGAGGGCGGCATCCTGCGCAACAAGGACGGCGAGCGCTTCATGGAGAAGTACGCTCCCGTCATGAAGGACCTGGCGTCCCGCGACGTCGTGTCCCGCTCCATCTACACGGAGATCCGCGAGGGCCGCGGCTGCGGTCCCGAGGGCGACCACGTCTACCTGGACCTGACGCACCTGCCGCCGGAGCAGCTGGACGCCAAGCTCCCGGACATCACCGAGTTCGCGCGGACCTACCTCGGCATCGAGCCGTACACGGACCCGATCCCGATCCAGCCGACCGCGCACTACGCGATGGGCGGCATCCCGACGAACGTCATGGGCGAGGTCCTGGCGGACAACACCACCGTCGTCCCGGGTCTGTACGCGGCCGGCGAGGTCGCCTGCGTCTCGGTGCACGGCGCCAACCGTCTGGGCACCAACTCGCTGCTGGACATCAACGTCTTCGGCCGCCGCGCCGGCATCGCCGCCGCCGAGTACTCGGCGAAGGCGGACTACGCCGACCTGCCCGAGGCGCCGGAGTCCTTCGTCGTCGAGCAGATCGAGCGGCTGCGCACCTCCACCGGCAACGAGCGCGTGGCGAACCTGCGCCGTGAGCTGCAGGAGACCATGGACGCCAACGTCATGGTGTTCCGCACCGAGCAGACGATCAAGACGGCCGTGGAGAAGATCGCCGAGCTCAAGGAGCGCTACAAGAACGTGGCGATCCAGGACAAGGGCAAGCGGTTCAACACGGACCTGCTGGAGGCCATCGAGCTGGGCAACCTGCTGGACCTGGCCGAGGTCATGGCGGTGTCGGCCCTGGCCCGCAAGGAGTCCCGCGGCGGTCACTACCGCGAGGACTACCCGAACCGCGACGACGTCAACTTCATGCGCCACACCATGGCGTACCGCGAGGTCGGCGCCGACGGCTCGGAAACCGTCCGTCTCGACTACAAGCCGGTCGTCCAGACCCGCTACCAGCCGATGGAGCGTAAGTACTGA
- a CDS encoding succinate dehydrogenase iron-sulfur subunit produces MATPVLDKEEAAGKPEPGFADSPYITVTFRVRRFNPEVSAEASWEDFQLEIDPKERVLDGLHKIKWDIDGTLTFRRSCAHGICGSDAMRINGKNRLACKTLIKDINPEKPITIEPIKGLTVLKDLVVDMEPFFQAYRDVMPFLVTRDTNEPTRERLQSPEDRERFDDTTKCILCAACTSSCPVFWNDGQYFGPAAIVNAHRFIFDSRDEAGEQRLEILNDRDGVWRCRTTFNCTDACPRGIEVTKAIQEVKRALITRRY; encoded by the coding sequence ATGGCTACCCCTGTTCTGGACAAGGAAGAGGCGGCCGGCAAGCCCGAGCCCGGTTTCGCCGACTCCCCCTACATCACGGTCACCTTCCGGGTCCGCCGGTTCAACCCGGAGGTCTCGGCGGAGGCGTCCTGGGAAGACTTCCAGCTGGAGATCGACCCGAAGGAGCGTGTCCTCGACGGCCTGCACAAGATCAAGTGGGACATCGACGGCACCCTCACCTTCCGCCGTTCCTGCGCCCACGGCATCTGCGGCTCGGACGCGATGCGGATCAACGGCAAGAACCGCCTCGCCTGCAAGACGCTGATCAAGGACATCAACCCCGAGAAGCCGATCACGATCGAGCCCATCAAGGGCCTGACGGTCCTGAAGGACCTGGTCGTGGACATGGAGCCGTTCTTCCAGGCGTACCGGGACGTGATGCCGTTCCTGGTCACCAGGGACACCAACGAGCCGACGCGCGAGCGGCTGCAGTCCCCCGAGGACCGCGAGCGCTTCGACGACACCACCAAGTGCATCCTGTGCGCCGCGTGCACGTCGTCCTGCCCGGTGTTCTGGAACGACGGCCAGTACTTCGGCCCGGCCGCGATCGTGAACGCGCACCGCTTCATCTTCGACAGCCGTGACGAGGCGGGCGAGCAGCGCCTGGAGATCCTCAACGACCGTGACGGCGTGTGGCGTTGCCGTACGACCTTCAACTGCACGGACGCCTGCCCGCGCGGCATCGAGGTCACCAAGGCGATCCAGGAAGTCAAGCGCGCGCTCATCACGCGCCGTTACTGA
- a CDS encoding VOC family protein, which yields MSDEASYELLGFDNVLLPVGDLGKAVEFYERAGFRVGFRFDEGGIALLKVGAETPGILLRLEEELGQRTPPWPAPRIWLEVPDARAAARELTAAGIEPLDGVFPVATGWTVEIADPWGNVLGLTDYTRRPELGRQG from the coding sequence ATGTCAGACGAAGCGTCCTACGAGCTGCTCGGCTTCGACAACGTCCTGCTCCCCGTCGGGGACCTCGGGAAGGCCGTCGAGTTCTACGAGCGGGCCGGGTTCCGGGTGGGGTTCCGGTTCGACGAGGGCGGGATCGCGCTGCTGAAGGTCGGTGCGGAGACGCCGGGGATCCTGCTGCGCCTGGAGGAGGAGCTGGGACAGCGCACACCGCCCTGGCCGGCGCCGCGCATCTGGCTGGAGGTGCCGGACGCGCGGGCGGCGGCACGTGAACTGACGGCCGCCGGGATCGAGCCGCTGGACGGGGTGTTCCCGGTGGCCACCGGCTGGACCGTGGAGATCGCCGACCCGTGGGGCAACGTCCTCGGCCTCACGGACTACACCAGGCGCCCGGAGCTGGGCCGCCAGGGCTGA
- a CDS encoding TetR/AcrR family transcriptional regulator, protein MPAKNDGPKAAGSPSSKSEQTRALILETAMRLFQERGYDKTTMRAIAQEAGVSVGNAYYYFEGKEHLIQGFYDRIAAEHRAAVREVLDRETDLEARLAGVLTVWLDIARPYHEFAVQFFKNAADPDSPLSPFSPESEHAREQAIAVHREVLAGSRAKVPAELKDVLPELMWLAQMGLVLYWIFDRTPGRERSYRLARRGARLTARGVALARFRVLRPLVLEIHELFTDFLPGMTRVLPDPGRRGREGE, encoded by the coding sequence GTGCCCGCGAAGAACGACGGCCCGAAGGCGGCCGGCTCCCCCAGCAGCAAGTCCGAGCAGACCCGCGCGCTGATCCTCGAGACCGCGATGCGGTTGTTCCAGGAGCGCGGGTACGACAAGACCACCATGCGGGCCATCGCCCAGGAGGCCGGGGTCTCCGTCGGCAACGCCTACTACTACTTCGAGGGCAAGGAACACCTCATCCAGGGCTTCTACGACCGGATCGCCGCCGAGCACCGGGCGGCGGTCCGCGAGGTCCTGGACCGGGAGACCGATCTCGAGGCGCGGCTCGCGGGCGTGCTGACCGTCTGGCTCGACATCGCCCGGCCGTACCACGAGTTCGCCGTGCAGTTCTTCAAGAACGCCGCCGACCCCGACAGCCCGCTCAGCCCCTTCTCGCCGGAGAGCGAGCACGCCCGCGAGCAGGCGATCGCCGTCCACCGGGAGGTGCTGGCCGGGTCCAGGGCGAAGGTCCCGGCCGAACTGAAGGACGTGCTCCCGGAGTTGATGTGGCTGGCGCAGATGGGGCTGGTGCTGTACTGGATCTTCGACCGGACGCCGGGCCGCGAGCGCAGCTACCGGCTGGCCCGGCGCGGGGCCCGGCTGACCGCCCGCGGGGTGGCGCTCGCCCGGTTCCGGGTGCTGCGCCCCCTGGTCCTGGAGATCCACGAGCTGTTCACGGACTTCCTGCCCGGCATGACCAGGGTGCTGCCGGATCCCGGGCGCAGGGGTCGGGAGGGCGAATGA
- a CDS encoding Uma2 family endonuclease codes for MSAAAVERPHGERPLIAEANRLMERNPGYRVEIIGGQILVSPPPDGPHGDALTDLMAPFMAAGLHGAESRLIQGIGLWLPTGAEDYAIPDLSLVDADYRDHYVENNCYDPVCFRLVLEVTSSNYRADLRTKVGAYAEAKVPVYVIVDRKHQRVHVLTDPAGDTYENHRPHAPGETVTLPDSLGAKVSLDVEHILRAGQKKAG; via the coding sequence ATGTCCGCAGCAGCCGTCGAGCGGCCCCATGGCGAGCGTCCGCTGATCGCAGAGGCCAACCGGCTCATGGAGCGCAACCCGGGCTACCGCGTCGAGATCATCGGAGGCCAGATCCTCGTGTCCCCGCCCCCTGACGGACCACATGGCGATGCCCTGACCGACCTTATGGCGCCTTTCATGGCTGCCGGTCTCCATGGGGCGGAATCGAGGCTCATCCAGGGAATCGGCCTCTGGCTGCCGACGGGGGCCGAGGACTACGCGATCCCCGACCTCTCCCTGGTCGACGCCGATTACCGGGACCACTACGTCGAGAACAACTGCTACGACCCCGTCTGCTTCCGCCTGGTTCTGGAGGTCACGTCCAGCAATTACCGCGCCGACCTTCGCACCAAGGTCGGTGCCTATGCCGAGGCCAAGGTCCCGGTCTACGTCATCGTGGACCGCAAGCATCAGCGCGTGCACGTTCTCACGGACCCCGCCGGGGACACATACGAGAACCACCGTCCCCACGCCCCCGGCGAGACCGTCACCCTGCCCGACTCCCTCGGCGCCAAGGTCAGTCTCGACGTCGAGCACATCCTCAGGGCCGGGCAGAAGAAGGCCGGCTGA
- a CDS encoding ABC transporter substrate-binding protein produces MRVLVTLLVLAVVGIGGWQLLPSQSDKNKTITVGTTDAVTDLDPAGAYDAGSWALFSNVFQSLLTFEPGGVEPVPDAAKSCAFEGSGLRTYQCTLRSGVTFPSGRAMTAEDVKYSFDRVKKINSDVGPASLFSDLASVTADNATTVTFHLSSADATFPSKVATGAGSIVDKEAYPADALRKSTTVDGTGPYTLASYAKDQKAVLKPNARYKGYLTGTGRPVELRYYADSAKLDAAWKAGRVDVATRTLPPDMLSQLNPSDPDNRVSESDSAETRNLYLNTRANSPLHDVRVRRAMAWLINREELASTVYKGTVDPLYSLIPTGITGHTTSFFDDYPTQSVKKARELLTQAGVGLPVRFTFGYGIGRGAGKEEAAALKRQLETGGLFKVDVQGYEWTDFQKRWAAGKMDAWAVGWVADYPDPDTFGASLVGTGSTMSTGYSNKLVDHLILGSRQYADRSRAANDFRDIQADVAQDVPLIPLWQRKEYVVSTEDVGGGQYLDDGTGVFRLWRLTWI; encoded by the coding sequence ATGCGCGTTCTCGTGACACTGCTCGTGCTCGCGGTCGTGGGAATCGGCGGCTGGCAACTGCTGCCGTCGCAGAGCGACAAGAACAAGACCATCACGGTCGGTACGACGGACGCCGTCACGGACCTCGACCCGGCAGGCGCCTACGACGCCGGTTCCTGGGCCCTGTTCAGCAACGTCTTCCAGTCGCTGCTGACCTTCGAGCCGGGCGGCGTGGAGCCGGTCCCGGACGCGGCGAAGAGCTGCGCCTTCGAGGGCAGCGGACTGAGGACGTACCAGTGCACGCTGCGCTCCGGGGTCACCTTCCCGAGCGGGCGCGCGATGACGGCCGAGGACGTGAAGTACTCCTTCGACCGGGTCAAGAAGATCAACTCCGATGTCGGCCCGGCGTCGCTGTTCTCCGACCTCGCCTCGGTGACCGCCGACAACGCGACGACCGTCACCTTCCATCTGTCCTCCGCGGACGCCACCTTCCCCTCGAAGGTGGCCACGGGCGCCGGGTCGATCGTCGACAAGGAGGCCTACCCGGCCGACGCCCTGCGCAAGAGCACCACGGTCGACGGCACCGGCCCGTACACGCTGGCGTCGTACGCCAAGGACCAGAAGGCCGTCCTGAAGCCGAACGCCCGCTACAAGGGCTATCTCACCGGCACCGGCCGCCCGGTCGAGCTGCGCTACTACGCCGACTCCGCCAAGCTCGACGCCGCGTGGAAGGCCGGGCGGGTCGACGTCGCCACCCGGACGCTGCCGCCGGACATGCTCTCCCAGCTCAACCCCAGCGACCCCGACAACCGCGTCAGCGAGTCCGACAGCGCCGAGACCCGCAACCTCTACCTCAACACCCGCGCGAACTCGCCGCTGCACGACGTACGGGTGCGCCGCGCCATGGCCTGGCTGATCAACCGCGAGGAGCTGGCCAGCACGGTCTACAAGGGCACGGTCGACCCGCTGTACTCGCTCATCCCGACCGGCATCACCGGCCACACCACCTCCTTCTTCGACGACTATCCGACGCAGAGCGTGAAGAAGGCGCGCGAGCTGCTCACCCAGGCCGGGGTAGGCCTGCCGGTGCGCTTCACCTTCGGCTACGGCATCGGCCGGGGCGCCGGCAAGGAGGAGGCCGCGGCGCTGAAGCGGCAGCTGGAGACGGGCGGCCTGTTCAAGGTGGACGTCCAGGGCTACGAGTGGACCGACTTCCAGAAGCGCTGGGCCGCCGGGAAGATGGACGCGTGGGCGGTCGGCTGGGTGGCCGACTACCCCGACCCCGACACCTTCGGCGCCTCTCTCGTCGGCACCGGCTCCACGATGAGCACCGGGTACAGCAACAAGCTGGTCGACCATCTCATCCTGGGCAGCCGGCAGTACGCCGACCGCAGCCGGGCCGCGAACGACTTCCGGGACATCCAGGCGGACGTCGCCCAGGACGTCCCGCTGATCCCGCTGTGGCAGCGCAAGGAGTACGTGGTCAGCACCGAGGACGTGGGCGGCGGCCAGTACCTGGACGACGGCACCGGCGTCTTCCGCCTGTGGCGCCTGACCTGGATCTGA
- a CDS encoding SCO4848 family membrane protein has translation MKLSRPVSWFLLAFGVWSWVIWVTFVKNLVKDSSGLAFHDGHPTAYFWVHLLLAVVSFVWGTVIGVIGLRGLRALRRTS, from the coding sequence ATGAAGCTCAGCCGCCCGGTCTCCTGGTTCCTGCTCGCCTTCGGGGTGTGGTCCTGGGTCATCTGGGTCACTTTCGTCAAGAACCTGGTCAAGGACAGCAGCGGGCTCGCCTTCCACGACGGTCACCCGACCGCGTACTTCTGGGTCCATCTGCTGCTGGCGGTCGTCTCCTTCGTATGGGGGACGGTCATCGGGGTCATCGGGTTGCGCGGTCTGCGCGCACTGCGCCGGACGTCATAG
- a CDS encoding D-alanyl-D-alanine carboxypeptidase family protein, producing MPAPNKTGRRSLLITSATLLSLSATAPVALAAPTPTATPPAHMSTVGGARLGQPGTQVELAPGVPVLPKDITARSWIVTDAESGQVLASHNAHWELPPASTLKMLFADTLLPRFPKNETHKVAPSDLAGMGDGSSVVGIKEGHTYTVHDLWLGVFLRSGNDAVHVLSAMNGNVRQTVEDMQAHAEELQAKDTHVVSPDGYDEPGQVSSAYDLTLFARSGLQKKDFRDYCSTVRASFGGREIRNTNRLLSGDTDVPVYQGIAGVKNGNTTNAGATFTGVAERGGKVLLVTVMHPERPEHNEVYKEAAKLLDWGFRADGKVTPVGELVPPKSALPSPAPSASDGKSEGRDGPGARPVAGSTARPGSRGVGTAAAIAGGALVLLAGAVFLINRRWPLPDLMRRRPRP from the coding sequence GTGCCCGCCCCGAACAAGACCGGACGGCGATCCTTGCTGATCACCTCGGCCACCCTCCTGTCCCTGTCCGCCACCGCGCCCGTCGCCCTCGCCGCCCCCACCCCGACGGCCACGCCCCCGGCGCACATGTCGACCGTGGGCGGTGCCCGGCTGGGGCAGCCCGGCACCCAGGTCGAACTGGCGCCGGGCGTCCCGGTGCTGCCCAAGGACATCACCGCCCGTTCCTGGATCGTCACCGACGCCGAGTCCGGCCAGGTGCTCGCCTCGCACAACGCGCACTGGGAGCTGCCGCCGGCGAGCACGCTGAAGATGCTGTTCGCCGACACCCTGCTGCCCCGCTTCCCCAAGAACGAGACGCACAAGGTGGCGCCGTCCGACCTCGCGGGCATGGGCGACGGCTCCAGCGTGGTCGGGATAAAGGAGGGCCACACCTACACCGTCCACGATCTGTGGCTCGGGGTCTTCCTGCGCTCGGGCAACGACGCGGTGCACGTGCTGTCGGCGATGAACGGCAATGTGCGGCAGACCGTCGAGGACATGCAGGCCCACGCCGAGGAGCTGCAGGCCAAGGACACGCACGTGGTCTCGCCGGACGGCTACGACGAGCCGGGCCAGGTGTCCTCGGCGTACGACCTGACGCTGTTCGCCCGGTCCGGGCTGCAGAAGAAGGACTTCCGGGACTACTGCTCGACCGTGCGCGCCAGCTTCGGCGGCCGGGAGATCCGGAACACCAACCGGCTGCTGAGCGGCGACACCGACGTGCCCGTCTACCAGGGCATCGCCGGCGTGAAGAACGGCAACACCACCAACGCGGGCGCCACCTTCACCGGCGTCGCCGAGCGGGGCGGCAAGGTGCTGCTCGTCACGGTGATGCACCCCGAGAGGCCCGAGCACAACGAGGTCTACAAGGAGGCGGCCAAGCTGCTCGACTGGGGCTTCCGGGCGGACGGCAAGGTCACTCCGGTGGGCGAGCTGGTGCCGCCGAAGAGCGCCCTGCCGAGCCCGGCTCCCAGCGCCTCCGACGGGAAGTCCGAAGGCAGGGACGGCCCCGGCGCCAGGCCGGTGGCGGGCTCCACCGCGCGGCCCGGCTCCCGGGGCGTCGGCACCGCCGCGGCCATCGCGGGCGGGGCGCTGGTGCTGCTGGCCGGCGCGGTGTTCCTGATCAACCGCCGGTGGCCGCTGCCTGACCTGATGCGCCGCCGCCCGCGTCCGTGA
- a CDS encoding YihY/virulence factor BrkB family protein, with translation MDWLKRLPGIGPLVARLTETHAWHCYERLDRVKWTRLAAAMTFVSFISLFPLLTLAAAVSAATLGPDRQKTVEHKIAQQFPGVLSSRLDITSLVDNAGTVGVIAGAVLLFTGVNWVAQMRDCLRAVWELPDQQQNPVVAKAKDAGILLGLGGALLVTLAASMFASAAVGVVSRRLGLAAYGWGSVLLQVAAFAVAVLADFLVLLYVLTLLPGVEPPRRRLLVAALLGAVGFELLKLLLSGYIQGVAAKSVYGAFGVPVALLLWLNFTAKLVLFCAAWTATDNADAQPAGGGVTDAGGGASGQAAATGG, from the coding sequence GTGGACTGGCTGAAGAGACTCCCCGGCATCGGGCCGCTCGTCGCCCGGCTGACGGAGACGCACGCCTGGCACTGCTACGAGCGGCTCGACCGGGTGAAGTGGACGCGGCTGGCCGCCGCCATGACGTTCGTCAGCTTCATCTCCCTGTTCCCGCTGCTGACCCTGGCCGCCGCGGTCAGCGCCGCCACGCTCGGTCCCGACCGGCAGAAGACGGTCGAGCACAAGATCGCCCAGCAGTTCCCCGGCGTCCTGTCCAGCCGGCTGGACATCACCTCGCTCGTCGACAACGCCGGCACCGTCGGCGTCATCGCGGGCGCCGTGCTGCTGTTCACCGGCGTCAACTGGGTCGCCCAGATGCGGGACTGCCTGCGCGCGGTGTGGGAGCTGCCCGACCAGCAGCAGAACCCGGTGGTGGCCAAGGCCAAGGACGCGGGCATCCTGCTCGGCCTCGGCGGGGCGCTGCTGGTCACGCTCGCCGCGTCCATGTTCGCCTCGGCCGCCGTCGGCGTGGTCTCCCGCCGGCTCGGCCTGGCCGCGTACGGCTGGGGCAGCGTCCTGTTGCAGGTCGCCGCGTTCGCCGTCGCCGTCCTCGCCGACTTCCTCGTGCTGCTCTACGTCCTGACCCTGCTGCCCGGGGTCGAGCCGCCGCGCCGCCGCCTGCTGGTGGCCGCCCTCCTCGGCGCGGTCGGCTTCGAACTGCTGAAACTGCTGCTCAGCGGCTACATTCAGGGAGTCGCCGCGAAGAGCGTGTACGGCGCGTTCGGCGTCCCCGTGGCGCTGCTGCTGTGGCTCAACTTCACGGCGAAGCTGGTCCTGTTCTGCGCCGCCTGGACGGCCACGGACAACGCGGACGCGCAACCGGCGGGCGGCGGCGTCACGGACGCGGGCGGCGGCGCATCAGGTCAGGCAGCGGCCACCGGCGGTTGA
- a CDS encoding decaprenylphospho-beta-D-erythro-pentofuranosid-2-ulose 2-reductase encodes MKDAHGLPRSLLVLGGTSEIALATARRLIARSTRTVWLAGRPSPALEEAAESLRALGADTRTVAFDALDPASHETVLGKVFADGDVDLVLLAFGVLGDQAHDERDPLRAVHVAQTNYTGAVSAGLVAGRALQTQGHGSFVVLSSVAGERARRADFIYGSSKAGLDAFAQGLGDALHGTGVHVMVVRPGHVRGGGPLSTTPEAVATAIELGLRRRSETVWVPGVLRVVMAALRHTPRALFRRLPL; translated from the coding sequence GTGAAGGATGCCCACGGTCTCCCCCGGTCCCTGCTCGTCCTCGGCGGCACGTCCGAGATCGCGCTGGCCACCGCCCGCCGGCTGATCGCCCGCTCCACCCGCACGGTGTGGCTGGCGGGCCGCCCGTCACCGGCCCTGGAGGAGGCCGCCGAGAGCCTGCGGGCGCTCGGCGCCGACACCCGCACCGTCGCCTTCGACGCCCTCGACCCCGCGTCCCACGAGACGGTCCTCGGCAAGGTGTTCGCCGACGGCGACGTCGACCTGGTGCTGCTCGCCTTCGGCGTCCTCGGCGACCAGGCCCACGACGAGCGGGACCCGCTGCGCGCCGTCCACGTCGCCCAGACCAACTACACCGGGGCCGTGTCGGCCGGCCTGGTCGCCGGTCGCGCGCTGCAGACCCAGGGACACGGCTCCTTCGTGGTCCTGTCCTCCGTCGCCGGCGAGCGGGCCCGACGCGCCGACTTCATCTACGGCTCCAGCAAGGCCGGCCTCGACGCCTTCGCCCAGGGCCTCGGCGACGCCCTGCACGGCACGGGCGTGCACGTGATGGTCGTACGGCCCGGGCACGTCCGGGGCGGGGGGCCGCTGTCCACGACCCCGGAGGCGGTCGCCACGGCCATCGAACTCGGCCTGCGCAGGCGGTCGGAGACGGTGTGGGTGCCGGGGGTGCTGCGGGTGGTGATGGCGGCGCTGCGGCACACACCGCGCGCGCTGTTCCGGCGGCTGCCCCTGTGA
- a CDS encoding 2'-5' RNA ligase family protein produces MGTVTIGVSIAVPEPHGSLLQERRAGFGDAAAHGIPTHVTLLPPTEVDEADLPAVEAHLSGVAAAGRPFPMRLSGTGTFRPLSPVVYVRVVQGAEECTLLQQRVRDASGPVARELQFPYHPHVTVAHGIDEAAMDRAFEELAGFDAQWPCTGFALYEQGADGVWRKLREYTFGGTTVPSQSGPLRSAVP; encoded by the coding sequence GTGGGGACCGTAACGATCGGCGTGTCGATCGCGGTCCCGGAGCCTCACGGCAGCCTGCTCCAGGAGCGGCGCGCGGGCTTCGGCGACGCCGCGGCTCACGGCATCCCCACCCACGTCACGCTGCTGCCGCCGACCGAGGTCGACGAGGCCGACCTGCCCGCCGTCGAGGCGCACCTCAGCGGGGTCGCCGCGGCCGGCCGGCCGTTCCCGATGCGGCTGTCCGGCACGGGCACCTTCCGGCCGCTGTCCCCGGTGGTCTACGTCCGCGTCGTCCAGGGCGCCGAGGAGTGCACCCTGCTGCAGCAGCGGGTGCGGGACGCCTCGGGGCCCGTGGCGCGCGAGCTGCAGTTCCCGTACCACCCCCATGTCACCGTCGCGCACGGCATCGACGAGGCGGCCATGGACCGCGCCTTCGAGGAGCTGGCCGGGTTCGACGCGCAGTGGCCCTGCACCGGGTTCGCGCTGTACGAGCAGGGCGCGGACGGGGTGTGGCGCAAGCTGCGGGAGTACACGTTCGGGGGGACCACGGTGCCTTCCCAGTCGGGGCCGTTGCGCAGCGCCGTCCCGTAG
- the trpS gene encoding tryptophan--tRNA ligase codes for MASDRPPVAHHHPQGSGSATLRPLRVLSGIQPTAGSFHLGNYLGAVRQWVALQETHDAFYMVVDLHAITVPQDPAELRANTRLAAAQLLAAGLDPERCTLFVQSHVPEHAQLAWIMNCLTGFGEASRMTQFKDKAARQGAERASVGLFTYPILQVADILLYQANEVPVGEDQRQHVELTRDLAERFNGRFGETFVIPSPYILKETAKIYDLQDPSIKMSKSASTPKGLINLLDEPKTTAKKVKSAVTDTDTVIRYDVENKPGVSNLLTVYSTLTGTSIAELERQYEGKMYGALKTDLAEIMVEFVTPFRERTQQYLDDSETLDSILAKGAEKARAVAAETLAQAYERVGFLPAKH; via the coding sequence ATGGCCTCTGATCGCCCACCCGTCGCCCACCACCACCCTCAAGGGAGTGGCTCCGCCACGCTGCGTCCTTTGCGCGTGCTCTCCGGCATCCAGCCCACCGCCGGCTCGTTCCACCTCGGCAACTACCTCGGCGCCGTCCGCCAGTGGGTGGCCCTGCAGGAGACCCACGACGCGTTCTACATGGTCGTCGACCTGCACGCGATCACGGTTCCCCAGGACCCCGCGGAGCTGCGGGCCAACACCCGGCTCGCCGCCGCCCAGTTGCTGGCCGCCGGCCTGGACCCGGAGCGCTGCACCCTCTTCGTGCAGAGCCACGTGCCGGAGCACGCCCAGCTCGCCTGGATCATGAACTGCCTCACCGGCTTCGGCGAGGCCAGCCGGATGACCCAGTTCAAGGACAAGGCGGCCCGGCAGGGCGCCGAGCGCGCCTCCGTCGGCCTGTTCACGTACCCGATCCTCCAGGTCGCCGACATCCTGCTGTACCAGGCCAACGAGGTGCCGGTCGGCGAGGACCAGCGCCAGCACGTCGAGCTGACCCGCGACCTGGCCGAGCGCTTCAACGGCCGCTTCGGCGAGACCTTCGTGATCCCGTCGCCGTACATCCTCAAGGAGACGGCGAAGATCTACGACCTGCAGGACCCGTCGATCAAGATGAGCAAGTCGGCGTCCACGCCGAAGGGCCTGATCAACCTGCTCGACGAGCCGAAGACCACCGCCAAGAAGGTGAAGAGCGCCGTCACCGACACCGACACCGTGATCCGCTACGACGTGGAGAACAAGCCCGGCGTGTCGAACCTGCTCACCGTCTACTCCACCCTCACCGGCACGTCGATCGCCGAGCTGGAGCGGCAGTACGAGGGCAAGATGTACGGCGCCCTCAAGACCGATCTCGCCGAGATCATGGTCGAGTTCGTGACCCCGTTCCGCGAGCGCACCCAGCAGTACCTGGACGACTCCGAGACGCTCGACTCGATCCTGGCCAAGGGTGCGGAGAAGGCCCGTGCGGTCGCCGCGGAGACGCTCGCGCAGGCCTACGAGCGGGTGGGTTTCCTGCCGGCGAAGCACTGA